The Clostridium sp. AWRP genome has a window encoding:
- a CDS encoding HRDC domain-containing protein yields MPMYILHDIYLKDVDLSAQIDYLVFTKKICFVIECKNLYRNIEINSRGDFVRTIEFGGRKRKEGIYSPITQNQRHLELMKKIRTDSKNNILMKYMAGRYFEDFNKSVVVLANPKTVLNAKYAKKEVKEKVIRADQLVKYIKKMYENSKVATNSEDRMLDWAQSYLDLHKNVENHYTGKYEQYKINITTSQKSDEEVPTPVSERNTITAGKVTVEETDIFKELKAYRLHKSREEKIKPYFIYNNNQLKNLILKMPRNKEELQKVAGFGEVKVNKYGDDILKIIDKY; encoded by the coding sequence ATGCCAATGTATATTTTGCATGATATTTATCTTAAGGATGTGGATTTGAGTGCCCAGATAGATTATCTTGTGTTTACAAAGAAGATTTGCTTTGTTATCGAATGTAAAAATCTTTATAGAAATATTGAAATTAATAGCAGGGGCGACTTTGTTCGTACTATAGAATTTGGTGGTAGAAAGAGAAAAGAGGGAATTTATTCACCTATCACACAGAATCAACGACATTTAGAATTAATGAAGAAAATTAGGACAGACAGCAAGAATAATATATTGATGAAATATATGGCAGGAAGATACTTTGAAGATTTTAATAAATCAGTAGTAGTTTTGGCTAATCCCAAAACTGTACTTAATGCAAAGTATGCAAAGAAAGAAGTAAAAGAAAAAGTTATCCGTGCTGATCAATTGGTTAAATATATAAAGAAAATGTACGAAAATTCTAAAGTAGCAACTAATTCAGAAGATAGAATGTTAGATTGGGCTCAATCTTACTTAGATTTACATAAGAATGTTGAGAATCATTATACTGGAAAATACGAACAGTATAAAATTAATATAACAACATCACAGAAGTCAGATGAAGAAGTACCAACTCCAGTATCAGAGAGAAACACTATAACAGCAGGAAAAGTTACAGTAGAAGAAACCGATATTTTTAAAGAATTAAAAGCATACCGATTACATAAGAGTCGTGAAGAAAAAATAAAACCTTACTTCATTTATAATAATAATCAATTAAAGAATTTAATTTTAAAGATGCCTAGGAACAAAGAAGAACTACAGAAAGTTGCTGGATTTGGTGAGGTAAAGGTGAATAAGTATGGCGATGATATCTTGAAAATTATAGATAAATATTAG
- a CDS encoding 4Fe-4S binding protein — MKLRKKISFLSFFLLPITLNYFSPVLIVQGSFEKTFTSMHIIFGLMILLAVFFGGAWCSYICPFGALQDLLPNTSSKGKLPNLKLLTGGAFLVLIVAPIAISGFQRIILPYHMQNTKISISSVHDVIRYYIVTISIILITIAAGKRTWCRYICPMYIFNYVGIKIGRFFKLPTLKIVSESDKCTKCRKCTEHCLMGLDVANMVKNNKWNTNECIKCGECLNQCKCDALKIKWTK, encoded by the coding sequence ATGAAATTAAGAAAGAAAATCAGTTTTTTATCCTTTTTTTTGTTACCAATTACGTTAAATTATTTTTCACCAGTTCTTATAGTACAAGGAAGTTTTGAAAAAACATTTACAAGTATGCACATTATATTTGGATTAATGATTTTACTTGCAGTTTTCTTTGGAGGGGCGTGGTGTAGTTATATATGCCCTTTTGGTGCGTTACAAGATTTGCTGCCTAATACTAGTTCCAAAGGTAAGTTGCCTAATTTGAAATTATTAACAGGAGGTGCTTTTCTAGTTTTAATAGTAGCACCCATAGCAATAAGTGGTTTTCAAAGAATAATATTGCCTTACCATATGCAAAACACTAAAATTTCCATAAGCAGCGTACATGACGTAATTCGATACTATATAGTAACCATATCTATTATTTTGATAACAATAGCAGCAGGCAAAAGGACATGGTGCCGATACATCTGTCCAATGTATATATTTAATTATGTTGGAATTAAGATAGGAAGATTTTTTAAGTTACCTACCTTGAAAATAGTAAGTGAAAGTGATAAATGTACTAAATGCAGAAAATGTACTGAGCATTGTTTGATGGGTCTTGATGTAGCTAATATGGTTAAAAATAATAAATGGAATACTAATGAGTGTATCAAATGTGGAGAATGTTTAAATCAATGTAAATGTGATGCGTTGAAAATAAAGTGGACAAAGTAG
- a CDS encoding GyrI-like domain-containing protein, translating into MNVNIEMIPSYKIAYIRRTGPYGSENVQIMEQLKSWAREKNLFNESSIILGIAQDNPQFTEPKDCRYDTCLVVSDEFKVDNNYIKFGKTIGGKYCVFKINHTVDAVKKAWTEIFSELSKRNYKFDYRRPILERYAVQMINKHYCEICTPIL; encoded by the coding sequence ATGAATGTTAATATTGAAATGATACCATCATATAAAATTGCTTATATACGAAGAACGGGTCCTTATGGTTCAGAAAATGTTCAAATAATGGAACAATTAAAAAGTTGGGCTAGAGAAAAAAATTTATTTAATGAAAGTTCAATTATATTAGGAATAGCTCAAGATAACCCTCAATTCACAGAACCTAAAGATTGCCGTTATGATACATGTTTAGTTGTTTCGGATGAATTTAAAGTTGATAATAATTATATTAAATTTGGAAAAACTATTGGCGGTAAATATTGTGTATTTAAAATAAACCATACAGTAGATGCTGTGAAAAAAGCATGGACGGAGATATTTTCGGAGTTATCAAAAAGAAATTATAAATTTGATTACAGAAGACCTATTCTTGAACGTTATGCTGTGCAGATGATAAATAAACATTATTGCGAAATTTGCACACCAATATTATAG
- a CDS encoding MarR family transcriptional regulator, with protein MNNHNTLFLMQQIYITIFSLTNKLQVKGDGYYEHLTSRQVMALVAILHLPENETSINNIARILGTTKQSMKRVLAIIENKGYIISVPSQLDKRAVNIKITEMGKQIIKSCGENSIRFLADISKNLSIEEMEMLWTLLKKLYSFDGEEQNGFEEEVDYKIGEFRNDSKIKALNEFEGLRNKGK; from the coding sequence ATGAACAATCACAATACATTATTCTTAATGCAACAAATTTATATAACAATTTTTTCGCTTACTAATAAACTTCAAGTAAAAGGTGATGGATATTATGAACATTTAACAAGTAGGCAAGTTATGGCTTTAGTAGCAATTCTTCATTTGCCAGAAAATGAGACAAGCATTAATAATATTGCTAGAATATTAGGAACAACAAAACAGAGTATGAAACGAGTGCTAGCTATTATAGAAAATAAAGGTTATATCATTTCTGTACCTAGTCAGCTGGATAAGCGTGCAGTTAATATTAAAATTACAGAAATGGGAAAACAGATTATTAAAAGCTGCGGTGAAAATTCAATAAGATTTCTTGCTGATATTTCCAAAAACCTTTCAATCGAAGAAATGGAAATGTTATGGACATTATTAAAGAAATTATATAGTTTTGATGGTGAAGAACAGAATGGTTTTGAAGAAGAAGTTGACTATAAAATTGGTGAATTTAGAAATGATTCCAAAATAAAAGCATTAAATGAGTTTGAAGGACTAAGAAATAAGGGCAAATAG
- a CDS encoding alpha/beta hydrolase has protein sequence MKNKSNRLIYFEEYVHINGIDQYLFHAGTKYDNPVMLFLHGGPGFAESTLSHIFQEKWEEIFTIVHWDQRGAGKTFTKNPDKCPTIDLMLKDLFEIVQYLKIKYNKEKIILFGHSWGTILGSIFIKKYPDEVAYYIGVGQVISMFQNECVGYEKVKELALQSNDKKSLKELEALGDYPGNSHGINFKKKSEKLRKVQSKYGLAVNSNFSAIMGLIRSPIFRLSDIFALMKMDKVNKEIVEFWSKFDIRSESAEYKVPIYYILGENDWQTPYIIAEEYFKKINAPHKKLYLIPGAGHMTMVDKPNLFFYALADINIIENVVN, from the coding sequence ATGAAAAATAAATCTAACAGATTAATTTATTTTGAAGAATATGTACATATAAATGGTATAGATCAATATTTGTTTCATGCTGGTACAAAATACGATAATCCAGTTATGTTGTTTTTACATGGTGGGCCAGGTTTTGCAGAATCAACACTTTCTCATATTTTTCAGGAAAAGTGGGAGGAAATTTTTACAATAGTTCACTGGGACCAGCGTGGTGCTGGAAAAACATTTACTAAAAATCCGGATAAATGCCCTACAATTGATTTAATGCTAAAGGATTTATTTGAAATTGTTCAATACTTAAAAATAAAATATAATAAAGAAAAAATAATTTTATTTGGGCACTCCTGGGGAACTATTTTAGGAAGTATATTTATAAAAAAATATCCAGATGAAGTAGCTTATTATATTGGAGTTGGGCAAGTTATTAGTATGTTTCAAAATGAATGCGTTGGCTATGAAAAAGTTAAAGAATTAGCTTTGCAGTCCAATGATAAAAAGTCTCTAAAAGAGCTTGAAGCTTTAGGTGATTATCCAGGAAATAGTCATGGTATTAATTTTAAGAAAAAATCTGAAAAACTACGTAAAGTTCAATCTAAATATGGTTTAGCTGTTAACAGCAACTTTTCTGCAATTATGGGCCTAATTAGAAGTCCTATTTTTAGATTGTCAGATATTTTTGCGTTGATGAAAATGGATAAAGTAAATAAAGAAATAGTGGAATTTTGGAGTAAATTTGATATAAGATCAGAATCAGCAGAATATAAAGTGCCAATTTATTATATTTTAGGTGAAAATGATTGGCAAACCCCTTATATTATTGCCGAAGAATACTTTAAAAAAATTAATGCCCCACATAAAAAATTATATTTAATACCTGGTGCTGGACATATGACAATGGTAGATAAACCCAATTTATTTTTTTATGCTTTAGCAGATATTAATATTATAGAGAACGTTGTAAATTAA
- a CDS encoding helix-turn-helix transcriptional regulator encodes MNKDLKQAIKSFILLTIIFLPLIIFESYSSYIHFIKNMDILKIAALPSYFLAINIFNLKLVLKYFNAPAFIANNKLTDYFKQKYNITEKQGEIIELIMEGVTYKQIAEKLFISPKTVDNHIQNIYKKLNVNSKMQLSNFIRSNEK; translated from the coding sequence GTGAATAAGGATTTAAAACAAGCAATAAAATCTTTTATTCTATTAACTATAATATTTCTGCCTTTAATAATATTCGAATCATATAGTTCTTACATTCATTTCATTAAAAATATGGATATTTTAAAAATAGCAGCACTTCCTTCTTATTTCCTTGCAATTAATATTTTTAATCTTAAACTGGTTTTAAAATATTTTAACGCTCCAGCATTTATTGCTAATAATAAACTTACGGATTACTTTAAGCAAAAATATAATATTACAGAAAAACAAGGTGAGATTATAGAACTTATCATGGAAGGAGTAACATATAAACAAATTGCTGAAAAACTTTTTATATCGCCTAAAACCGTTGATAATCATATACAAAATATTTATAAAAAATTAAATGTTAATAGCAAAATGCAGTTATCAAATTTTATACGTTCAAATGAAAAATAA